A single genomic interval of Argonema galeatum A003/A1 harbors:
- a CDS encoding class I SAM-dependent methyltransferase, producing MSESPQFQSFDEKWPQYYQAVAGRVPRNTLLTALERFDSEEPGKTGRFAVDLGCGEGRDAIELLRRDWRVLAIDGHPEAFEQMLARPDLQNVELLETKLAKFHEVSWRTADLVNASFSLPFCPPEYFLEFWDEIVQSIRPGGRFCGQLFGDRDDWAKIPTNTHHTRAQVEKLLDSFEIEVFNEEESDGKTALLEPKHWHIFHIVARKK from the coding sequence ATGTCAGAATCACCTCAATTCCAGAGTTTTGACGAAAAATGGCCGCAGTACTATCAAGCTGTGGCGGGTAGAGTTCCGCGCAATACCTTGCTGACAGCTTTGGAACGCTTCGATAGTGAGGAACCGGGTAAAACGGGACGCTTCGCGGTAGACTTGGGATGTGGGGAAGGTCGGGATGCGATCGAACTGCTGCGACGAGATTGGCGAGTTTTGGCGATTGACGGACACCCAGAAGCTTTTGAGCAGATGTTGGCGCGTCCAGATTTGCAAAATGTAGAATTATTGGAAACTAAATTAGCTAAATTTCACGAAGTTAGTTGGAGGACAGCAGATTTGGTTAATGCGAGTTTTTCCCTACCATTTTGTCCGCCAGAATATTTTCTTGAATTTTGGGATGAAATTGTGCAAAGTATTCGTCCTGGTGGTCGTTTTTGCGGTCAATTGTTTGGCGATAGAGACGATTGGGCAAAAATTCCTACTAACACGCACCACACCCGCGCACAGGTAGAAAAGTTGCTTGACTCTTTTGAAATAGAAGTTTTTAACGAAGAAGAGTCAGATGGCAAAACCGCTTTGTTGGAACCGAAGCACTGGCATATTTTTCACATAGTTGCTAGGAAAAAATAA
- the topA gene encoding type I DNA topoisomerase yields MKKLLLIESPGKSKKLSQILGADWIVKASMGHIRELAQDGEDSLGFDLEGDRINCRYEIRGDRSHKVLSELRQAVKQSTDIYIATDPDREGETIGWHLAQELRLKQPKRVTYTEITKTAVMSAIAKPRTLDLNLIAAGRARDCLDKLVGYKGSKHLVWQLKNGAKSMGRVQSATLHLICQREKEIIAFVPEDYWSVWVEYKEGFKAFYRASLKTAKDDNYEPDDAGKNDTKPESDKVKTQAEADRLVAIAKANPHGIIKIEKKTVNQSPPAPFITSTLQQAAGAKLRKSPEQTMKIAQSLYEAGHITYMRTDSVVLSEQFCDAVQKYLQANDPENVPDKTTRHRSKQGAQEAHEAIRPTNVNRLPAQLQTQLSADEANLYELIWNRAVASQCRPAQIAKTRIITQSADIFWEARGQVLIFPGYTRYWNNISDDVQLPTVVEGQKVNLKSANSEQKQTQPPPRYTEAKLVQLMERKGIGRPSTYSPTIKTLKEREYVQLTKSKLQPTSLGMELDDFLAKVLPDLIAAEFTAQMESQLDVIADGKQNWEKWLTSWNREYFDPALKQAIQAVKGYTATANSHNFAPAKTTGKGRKTKSDALAEILGNENEVVKQKKTRATSDISPTKATVKQRKTTADALAEILGNENEIVKQKKTRATSDISPTKATGRRRKTTANSGSENKKSFAEMTEILCPKCSKLMVKVPTKSEKVKAGHFLSCDKRQNGCGAVMFLNDKTKQYELPYAERAAKTPETKDLSEFPCPVCSLPMEKHNYTDKKSGETKTMLRCSNAENRKDGCKEVAFWWTTQKHWWSPTFGEIKSKGSSRSQKKNF; encoded by the coding sequence ATGAAAAAGCTGTTACTCATAGAATCACCGGGTAAATCGAAAAAATTAAGCCAAATTCTGGGTGCGGATTGGATTGTCAAAGCTAGCATGGGTCATATCCGAGAACTAGCGCAGGATGGGGAAGATTCGCTAGGATTTGACTTGGAAGGCGATCGCATAAATTGTCGCTATGAAATAAGAGGCGATCGCAGTCACAAAGTCCTCAGCGAATTGCGTCAAGCTGTCAAGCAATCAACAGATATTTATATTGCTACCGACCCCGATCGGGAAGGGGAAACAATAGGTTGGCATTTAGCACAAGAACTGCGATTAAAACAGCCGAAAAGAGTTACTTATACCGAGATTACTAAAACAGCGGTGATGAGTGCGATCGCAAAACCGCGCACCCTCGATCTAAACTTAATCGCCGCCGGGAGAGCGAGAGATTGTCTCGATAAATTAGTTGGTTATAAAGGTAGTAAACATTTAGTTTGGCAACTCAAAAATGGTGCTAAATCGATGGGAAGAGTGCAAAGCGCCACTCTTCATCTAATCTGTCAAAGAGAGAAAGAAATTATTGCCTTTGTCCCTGAAGATTACTGGTCAGTTTGGGTAGAATATAAAGAAGGATTCAAAGCTTTTTATCGCGCTAGTTTAAAAACAGCTAAAGATGATAATTACGAACCAGATGATGCTGGTAAAAATGACACAAAACCAGAATCCGACAAAGTAAAAACTCAAGCCGAAGCAGATAGATTGGTTGCCATTGCCAAAGCCAATCCGCATGGTATAATTAAAATTGAAAAGAAAACCGTAAATCAATCGCCTCCCGCACCATTTATTACCTCTACTCTGCAACAAGCTGCTGGTGCAAAACTGCGGAAAAGTCCAGAGCAAACAATGAAAATTGCCCAGTCACTTTACGAAGCTGGTCATATCACTTATATGCGAACCGACTCGGTAGTATTATCCGAGCAATTTTGTGATGCGGTGCAAAAGTATTTACAAGCAAATGACCCGGAAAACGTACCAGATAAAACAACTAGACATCGTTCCAAACAAGGAGCGCAAGAAGCACACGAAGCAATTCGTCCCACCAATGTAAATCGACTTCCCGCACAATTACAAACTCAACTAAGTGCTGACGAAGCTAACCTTTACGAGTTAATTTGGAATCGAGCAGTTGCATCCCAATGTCGTCCCGCGCAAATAGCAAAAACGCGCATAATTACCCAATCTGCGGATATTTTTTGGGAAGCGAGAGGACAAGTGCTGATTTTTCCAGGTTATACCCGCTACTGGAATAATATCAGCGATGATGTGCAATTACCAACTGTGGTAGAAGGACAAAAAGTTAACTTAAAATCAGCTAATTCTGAGCAGAAACAAACACAACCACCCCCTCGTTATACAGAAGCAAAATTAGTACAATTGATGGAACGCAAGGGAATAGGTAGACCGAGTACTTATTCGCCTACAATTAAAACTTTGAAAGAGCGGGAATACGTACAATTAACTAAAAGTAAATTGCAGCCAACTTCCCTGGGTATGGAATTGGATGATTTTTTAGCAAAGGTTTTACCCGATTTAATTGCAGCCGAATTTACCGCGCAGATGGAATCGCAATTAGATGTTATTGCAGATGGAAAGCAGAATTGGGAAAAATGGCTTACCAGTTGGAATCGAGAATATTTCGATCCCGCTTTAAAGCAAGCAATTCAAGCGGTGAAGGGGTATACTGCTACCGCTAATTCCCATAATTTTGCACCAGCGAAGACGACTGGGAAGGGACGCAAAACCAAATCTGATGCTTTAGCGGAAATATTGGGGAATGAGAATGAGGTAGTCAAGCAAAAGAAGACTCGCGCAACTTCAGATATTTCACCAACAAAGGCGACGGTCAAGCAACGCAAAACAACTGCTGATGCTTTAGCGGAAATATTGGGAAATGAGAATGAGATAGTCAAGCAAAAGAAGACGCGCGCAACTTCAGATATTTCACCAACAAAGGCGACAGGAAGGCGACGTAAAACAACCGCTAATTCTGGAAGTGAGAATAAGAAATCATTTGCTGAAATGACAGAAATTTTATGTCCAAAATGCAGCAAATTGATGGTGAAAGTGCCAACCAAATCGGAGAAAGTAAAAGCCGGACATTTCCTCAGTTGCGATAAGCGCCAAAATGGATGCGGCGCGGTGATGTTTTTGAATGATAAAACTAAGCAATACGAGTTACCTTATGCGGAACGTGCAGCTAAAACACCTGAGACAAAAGATTTAAGTGAGTTTCCTTGTCCAGTTTGTAGTTTACCTATGGAAAAGCATAATTATACTGATAAGAAAAGTGGCGAAACTAAAACAATGTTGAGGTGTTCTAATGCTGAGAATCGGAAAGATGGTTGTAAGGAAGTAGCGTTTTGGTGGACTACGCAAAAGCATTGGTGGTCGCCAACTTTTGGGGAGATAAAATCGAAAGGTAGTTCAAGGTCTCAAAAGAAAAACTTCTGA
- a CDS encoding serine/threonine-protein kinase translates to MAWNRGDTLKDGKYTIRGVVGQGGFGITYRVRDENGRQFALKTLNDKAIAEPNFAKLHEDFMNEALRLAQFKNHPHIVKIYKLLQENPIQNNAGNRLFPFGSQPASISLCCILMEYIEGTNLEELVEKRGAIPEAEAVRYIQQIGNAMTAIHGEGLLHRDVKPSNIILRASNSEAVLIDFGIARDFTPTHSTHTISGTICYGAPEQFDPTLAEPKDYTDVYALAATLYHLVTGTLPTSAVFRAINAPLKPIKQIVPSLSDELHNAIVWGMELLPQKRPQTVQSWLKLLSQIEADDLSSDKGIDYRKLRDLLKGGSWKEADEETLKVMLKVAGREKEGWLCGESIDNFPCTDLRTIDQLWVKYSKGRFGFSVQKRIWESVGGKPGEWSLEIFKKFCDRVGWLEIKKDEWKKYPSEYTFSLNAPVGHLPCVPHWGISRWLLVVARSHVQSLLSRRDL, encoded by the coding sequence ATGGCTTGGAACAGAGGGGATACACTAAAAGATGGTAAGTATACCATCCGGGGAGTGGTGGGACAAGGGGGTTTTGGCATCACCTATCGCGTCAGAGATGAAAATGGGCGACAATTCGCCCTGAAAACTCTCAACGATAAGGCAATTGCCGAACCGAATTTTGCTAAACTGCATGAAGATTTTATGAATGAGGCGCTACGGTTAGCGCAATTTAAAAATCATCCTCATATTGTTAAAATTTATAAGTTACTGCAAGAAAATCCGATCCAAAATAATGCCGGTAATCGCTTATTTCCCTTTGGTTCCCAACCTGCTAGTATTTCCTTATGCTGCATTTTGATGGAATATATCGAGGGAACTAATTTAGAGGAGTTGGTGGAAAAGCGAGGTGCAATACCCGAAGCAGAAGCGGTGCGCTATATTCAGCAAATTGGTAATGCAATGACTGCGATACATGGCGAAGGTTTGCTGCATCGAGATGTCAAACCGAGTAATATAATTTTACGCGCTAGTAATTCCGAAGCAGTGTTAATTGATTTTGGCATTGCGCGAGATTTCACTCCAACTCATTCAACTCATACAATCAGTGGTACTATCTGTTATGGAGCGCCTGAGCAATTCGATCCTACATTAGCAGAACCAAAAGATTATACTGATGTTTATGCTTTAGCCGCAACACTTTATCATTTAGTCACAGGTACGCTGCCAACTTCTGCTGTATTTAGGGCGATTAATGCACCTTTAAAACCAATTAAGCAGATTGTACCGAGTTTGAGCGATGAATTGCATAATGCTATTGTTTGGGGAATGGAGTTGTTACCCCAAAAACGTCCTCAGACGGTGCAAAGTTGGTTGAAGTTATTGAGTCAAATTGAGGCAGATGATTTAAGTTCGGATAAAGGAATAGATTATCGGAAGTTGCGAGATTTATTGAAGGGGGGAAGCTGGAAAGAGGCGGATGAGGAAACACTTAAGGTGATGCTGAAGGTGGCGGGAAGGGAAAAAGAAGGTTGGCTGTGCGGGGAAAGTATCGATAATTTTCCTTGTACGGATTTGCGTACTATCGACCAACTTTGGGTAAAATACAGTAAGGGGCGCTTTGGCTTTTCGGTGCAGAAGCGCATCTGGGAAAGTGTGGGGGGTAAACCAGGTGAGTGGAGTTTGGAAATTTTCAAGAAGTTCTGCGATCGCGTAGGCTGGTTAGAGATTAAAAAAGACGAATGGAAAAAGTACCCATCTGAATACACCTTCTCCCTAAATGCCCCAGTGGGGCATCTCCCTTGTGTGCCCCACTGGGGCATCTCCCGTTGGCTGCTCGTGGTGGCGCGGTCGCACGTGCAGTCTCTTCTCTCGCGTCGAGACTTGTAA
- a CDS encoding transposase, which yields MPRQPRQLQSGYSYHVTTRCNNREFRLTRIECREVLLFAIKKAQQKYGFKLYALCIMSNHVHYLLEPAKPEDLPKIMHWLNWYTAMCFNRMLNRTGHFWEKRYHSTGFANTDKRRALNTLRYIHANPKAAGMQQGFFYDFSNYGIHDRLGNDGITQWHPAFLSLGKTLDECAAKYRGFCKKYRPLPKSDKKNHWGSRLLAGMKIKAKSKKSSPGQMCFPWGEWEATDPEIAAVAETFIQANSYFPSSVPGIGKPEPS from the coding sequence ATGCCTCGCCAACCACGTCAGCTACAATCAGGATACTCCTACCATGTTACCACTCGCTGCAATAACCGCGAGTTTCGCCTCACTCGAATAGAATGTCGGGAAGTACTCCTTTTCGCCATTAAAAAAGCGCAGCAGAAGTATGGGTTTAAACTCTATGCTCTCTGTATTATGAGCAATCACGTCCATTATTTGCTAGAACCAGCAAAACCAGAAGATTTACCCAAAATCATGCACTGGTTGAATTGGTATACTGCGATGTGCTTTAATAGAATGTTGAATCGCACGGGGCATTTTTGGGAAAAGCGCTATCACTCTACGGGTTTTGCGAATACCGATAAGCGTCGCGCTCTGAATACTTTACGCTATATTCATGCTAATCCGAAAGCGGCGGGAATGCAGCAGGGATTTTTCTATGATTTCAGCAATTATGGCATTCACGATAGATTAGGTAATGATGGGATTACCCAATGGCATCCCGCTTTTTTGTCTCTGGGTAAGACGCTGGATGAATGCGCCGCTAAATATCGCGGTTTCTGTAAAAAATATCGCCCTCTGCCAAAATCAGACAAGAAAAATCATTGGGGTAGTCGTCTGCTGGCGGGAATGAAAATTAAAGCCAAGTCGAAAAAATCCTCCCCCGGACAGATGTGCTTTCCTTGGGGTGAGTGGGAAGCTACTGACCCGGAAATTGCTGCTGTCGCAGAAACGTTCATTCAGGCTAATTCCTATTTTCCTTCCTCCGTGCCAGGTATCGGAAAGCCAGAACCCTCATAG
- a CDS encoding type II toxin-antitoxin system PemK/MazF family toxin → MGIFTKVPVGELRDTWVLVEETHQEFSQTGLQKQSLIRADKIATVNESVFQKRLEILPSDLETLVKEALKKSLNISADDT, encoded by the coding sequence TTGGGTATTTTCACAAAAGTACCTGTGGGTGAGTTAAGGGATACTTGGGTGTTAGTTGAAGAAACACATCAAGAATTTTCGCAAACTGGTCTTCAAAAACAATCTTTGATTAGGGCTGATAAAATTGCAACTGTAAATGAATCGGTATTTCAAAAGCGATTAGAAATATTGCCATCAGATCTTGAGACGCTAGTAAAAGAGGCTTTGAAAAAATCTCTTAACATATCTGCGGACGACACCTGA
- a CDS encoding Uma2 family endonuclease — translation MNTLQTKVATDTWVVASWDEFIQTCEDPAYKKAKCYYRNGEMRIETMGIGPNHASDNTIIIFAVNLLCTIKGIPVKGLTNGSYQKTGVREAQPDISYYIGERSQFAPTGSAIANLDNVAPPDLAIEVADTSLADDLGEKRLLYEELEVREYWVVDVQKALIIAFAIIANNGSRRITESEILPGLQISLLEEALRRSRDEDQTQVGAWLLTQFQQL, via the coding sequence ATGAATACACTACAGACAAAAGTAGCAACTGACACCTGGGTTGTAGCGAGTTGGGATGAATTTATCCAGACTTGTGAAGATCCAGCTTACAAAAAAGCCAAGTGCTACTACCGCAACGGAGAAATGAGGATTGAAACAATGGGAATTGGGCCAAATCACGCCAGCGATAATACAATTATCATCTTTGCTGTCAACCTATTATGTACAATCAAAGGTATTCCTGTCAAAGGTTTAACCAACGGTAGCTACCAGAAAACTGGTGTAAGAGAAGCTCAACCAGATATATCTTACTATATTGGAGAGCGATCGCAATTTGCGCCAACAGGAAGCGCTATAGCCAATCTTGATAATGTTGCACCGCCCGATTTAGCGATCGAAGTCGCCGATACAAGTTTAGCTGACGATCTAGGGGAGAAACGATTACTTTACGAAGAGTTAGAAGTTAGGGAATATTGGGTAGTAGACGTACAAAAAGCACTAATTATTGCTTTTGCTATTATCGCCAATAATGGCAGTAGGCGGATTACTGAGTCAGAGATTTTACCGGGATTGCAAATTTCTTTGTTAGAGGAAGCTTTACGGCGCAGTCGCGATGAGGATCAAACACAAGTAGGCGCTTGGTTGTTAACGCAATTTCAGCAATTATAA
- a CDS encoding DUF29 family protein, which translates to MTQELIDLRASILEGRYEDALAIVDELDWMSKKGTLRYIKSFLLRMLIHLIKNQLEQRLTNSWAASIRGSIIEIKDLNLQDNKTSYYVKQNEWDTMLENTLEQAIRDASVEVFNGNYTSFQLSEMVDRNRVIITAKSLLYLTYYHSIKELAAVVDDYLTQLPGGEDWQFGRQR; encoded by the coding sequence ATGACTCAGGAATTAATTGATTTAAGAGCGAGTATCCTGGAAGGACGCTATGAAGACGCTTTGGCAATTGTAGACGAACTAGATTGGATGAGTAAAAAAGGGACGCTACGGTATATTAAATCGTTTCTTCTCAGGATGCTGATTCATTTGATTAAAAACCAACTGGAACAGCGGTTAACTAATTCTTGGGCGGCTTCTATTCGCGGTTCGATTATCGAAATTAAAGACTTGAATCTGCAAGATAATAAAACTTCCTATTACGTCAAACAAAATGAATGGGATACAATGCTGGAAAATACGCTAGAACAGGCAATTCGCGATGCGAGTGTAGAAGTGTTCAATGGTAATTACACTTCATTTCAACTATCTGAGATGGTAGATAGAAATCGGGTAATTATCACGGCTAAAAGTCTGTTATATTTGACATATTATCACTCGATTAAGGAGTTAGCCGCAGTGGTAGATGATTATTTAACTCAGTTACCTGGGGGTGAGGATTGGCAATTTGGCAGACAAAGATAG
- a CDS encoding alpha-L-fucosidase codes for MPDKNWFDTARFGMFVHWGHSSQRGCELSWPLVGGAFSLPYSQNIPVEEYHSTASTFNPQNYNPQEWAKFAKCLGMQYAILTAKHHDGFAMFHTQVSDFSIQRSPYGKDIVGEFVDAMRSAGLRVGLYFSLIDWHHPDYPAFTEADKPYIFGQYRQPNPAQWQRFIDFMFNQVRELLTNYGKIDIIWFDGSWERTPEQWQAKELGEMVRSLQPEILINDRLPGCGDFDTPEQFIPPQPPLCAWETCMTINESWGYNSNDKSFKSPRRIIHTLCEVAGKGGNLLLNVSPMGDGKIQLELLGRLAEVENWIGDNEESIIGTEPGLEPWQFYGPSTRRGNRIYLHLLMKPYDSIDLRGVPIKRVKSVQVLGSGMELSYTTRCAIMDSLLNGDPIGELIIKVPEIAIDPYATVIAIDFGVGNESASALS; via the coding sequence ATGCCTGATAAAAATTGGTTCGATACTGCTCGTTTTGGGATGTTCGTGCATTGGGGACATAGCAGCCAACGCGGTTGTGAGTTATCCTGGCCTTTAGTCGGAGGTGCGTTCAGTCTTCCCTATTCCCAAAATATCCCGGTAGAGGAATATCACAGTACCGCATCAACTTTTAATCCCCAGAATTATAACCCGCAGGAGTGGGCGAAGTTTGCGAAATGCTTGGGTATGCAATATGCGATTTTGACGGCGAAACATCATGATGGTTTTGCCATGTTTCATACCCAGGTATCTGACTTTTCAATTCAGCGATCGCCCTACGGTAAAGATATTGTAGGGGAATTTGTGGACGCCATGCGATCGGCTGGTTTGCGAGTTGGTTTATACTTCTCTTTAATAGATTGGCATCACCCCGATTATCCTGCTTTCACCGAAGCTGATAAACCATACATTTTTGGGCAATATCGTCAACCCAATCCCGCACAATGGCAACGGTTTATTGATTTTATGTTTAACCAAGTGCGGGAATTATTGACAAATTATGGTAAAATAGATATAATTTGGTTTGATGGTAGTTGGGAACGCACGCCGGAACAATGGCAAGCCAAAGAATTAGGTGAAATGGTGCGATCGTTACAGCCAGAAATTTTAATTAACGATCGCTTACCGGGCTGCGGTGACTTCGATACGCCAGAACAATTTATTCCTCCCCAACCGCCGCTTTGTGCTTGGGAAACCTGCATGACAATTAATGAAAGTTGGGGTTATAACTCAAACGATAAAAGTTTTAAATCACCTCGGCGCATAATTCATACTTTGTGTGAAGTAGCTGGCAAAGGTGGCAATTTGCTGTTGAATGTTAGCCCAATGGGTGATGGCAAAATTCAACTAGAATTGCTGGGAAGATTGGCAGAGGTAGAAAACTGGATTGGTGACAATGAAGAGAGTATTATCGGTACAGAACCTGGATTAGAACCTTGGCAATTTTATGGCCCTTCCACCCGCCGAGGAAATAGAATTTACCTACATTTATTGATGAAACCTTATGATAGCATTGACCTGCGGGGAGTGCCTATTAAAAGAGTAAAATCCGTGCAGGTTTTGGGTAGTGGGATGGAACTTTCTTATACTACTCGTTGCGCGATTATGGATTCGCTGTTAAATGGCGATCCGATTGGTGAGTTAATAATTAAAGTGCCAGAAATAGCGATCGATCCTTACGCTACGGTAATTGCGATTGATTTCGGGGTAGGAAATGAAAGTGCGAGCGCACTTTCATAA
- the asnS gene encoding asparagine--tRNA ligase, producing MTRRIADLLKNGQPDESVKVQGWVRTKRELKEFTFVEVNDGSSLANLQVVLNQDLPDYATMLKQLNTGASLEVEGVLVSSPAKGQRIELKASAVKVYGEADPETYPLQKKRHSFEFLREIGHLRSRTNSFGAVFRVRNACATAIHQFFQERGFIWVHAPIITASDCEGAGEMFAVTSLDLKDVPRTEKQEVDYSKDFFGRPAYLTVSGQLEAEVMAMAFSNVYTFGPTFRAENSNTSRHLAEFWMVEPEIAFCDLEGDMDLAEEFLKYIFKYVLDNCPEDMEFFNQRIDNSVLATAENIINNEFERLTYTDAIALLEKADKKFEYPVSWGLDLQSEHERYLAEELFKKPVIVTDYPAKIKAFYMRLNDDEKTVRAMDILAPKIGEIIGGSQREERLEMLQRRIESMGINATDLWWYLDLRRYGTVPHAGFGLGFERLVQFMTGMGNIRDVIPFPRAPLSVEF from the coding sequence ATGACTCGACGTATTGCCGATTTACTCAAAAATGGCCAACCTGATGAATCTGTGAAAGTTCAAGGTTGGGTTCGCACGAAACGGGAATTGAAAGAGTTTACCTTTGTGGAGGTAAATGATGGTTCTTCTCTGGCGAACTTGCAAGTGGTGCTGAATCAGGATTTGCCAGATTATGCTACAATGCTCAAGCAGTTGAACACGGGCGCATCTCTGGAAGTTGAGGGAGTGCTGGTGTCGTCTCCAGCGAAGGGACAGCGAATCGAGTTGAAGGCGTCGGCGGTAAAGGTTTATGGTGAAGCCGATCCCGAAACTTATCCGCTACAAAAGAAAAGGCACTCGTTTGAGTTTTTGCGGGAAATTGGACATTTGCGATCGCGCACTAATTCTTTTGGTGCGGTTTTCCGCGTCCGCAATGCCTGTGCAACGGCAATTCATCAGTTTTTTCAAGAACGCGGTTTTATCTGGGTTCATGCCCCCATTATCACCGCTAGCGATTGCGAAGGCGCGGGAGAAATGTTCGCTGTTACGAGTTTGGATTTGAAGGATGTTCCCCGCACGGAAAAGCAAGAAGTTGATTATAGCAAAGACTTTTTTGGACGCCCCGCTTATTTAACTGTCAGCGGACAATTGGAAGCTGAAGTGATGGCGATGGCTTTTAGTAATGTTTATACATTTGGGCCGACTTTCCGGGCTGAAAATTCTAATACTTCCCGTCATTTGGCAGAGTTTTGGATGGTGGAACCTGAGATTGCTTTCTGCGACTTGGAAGGAGATATGGATTTGGCTGAGGAGTTTCTGAAATATATCTTTAAATATGTCTTGGATAACTGCCCGGAAGATATGGAGTTTTTCAATCAGCGGATTGATAATTCCGTTTTAGCTACGGCTGAAAATATTATCAATAATGAGTTTGAGCGGTTGACATATACGGATGCGATCGCGCTTTTGGAAAAAGCTGATAAAAAGTTTGAATATCCAGTCAGTTGGGGATTAGATTTACAATCAGAACACGAACGTTACCTAGCTGAAGAACTGTTCAAAAAGCCTGTGATTGTCACCGATTATCCCGCCAAAATTAAAGCTTTTTATATGCGTCTCAACGATGACGAAAAAACAGTGCGGGCGATGGATATTTTGGCTCCCAAAATCGGCGAAATTATTGGTGGTTCGCAACGGGAAGAACGTCTGGAAATGCTACAGCGGCGAATTGAAAGTATGGGCATAAATGCCACAGATTTATGGTGGTATTTGGATTTACGCCGCTATGGTACAGTTCCTCACGCCGGGTTTGGTTTGGGATTTGAAAGATTGGTACAATTTATGACGGGAATGGGGAATATTCGGGATGTGATTCCTTTCCCGCGTGCGCCGTTGAGTGTGGAATTTTAA
- a CDS encoding DUF2203 domain-containing protein has product MKPDRESDQRSPDQSEEFEREFVQGLEEVDRSLQALKERYAQVQQDKQRQVELKHRYEEVRQQRRTNRSPELSRELQEIKQQLEVLEVNLESSLFSWSSLKEPFWMAVRFGGMGIAIGWLLKSCSG; this is encoded by the coding sequence ATGAAGCCCGATCGAGAATCTGACCAGCGATCCCCAGACCAATCGGAAGAGTTTGAACGAGAATTTGTGCAAGGGTTGGAGGAAGTAGACCGATCGCTCCAAGCCCTCAAGGAACGCTATGCTCAAGTACAACAGGATAAACAGCGACAGGTTGAATTAAAACATCGCTATGAGGAAGTGCGACAACAACGGCGTACCAACCGATCCCCGGAACTAAGCCGAGAGTTGCAGGAAATTAAACAGCAGTTGGAAGTGTTGGAAGTTAACTTAGAAAGCAGTCTTTTCTCTTGGAGTAGCCTGAAGGAGCCTTTTTGGATGGCTGTCCGCTTTGGGGGGATGGGGATCGCGATCGGCTGGCTGCTAAAATCTTGTAGTGGCTAA
- a CDS encoding DUF6439 family protein, protein MPEPTQLLKTDILKELSTLELAQALMERLTITPNDWHRLKSNRKARASEQAAGAIVFLLNDKPEEALLRLNQASGWIDRSISAPPCPTHSQKEIS, encoded by the coding sequence ATGCCCGAACCGACCCAGCTTCTGAAAACCGATATCCTAAAAGAGCTTAGTACCCTGGAACTAGCTCAAGCGCTCATGGAGCGGCTCACCATCACCCCGAACGACTGGCACCGCCTTAAATCTAACCGCAAAGCGCGTGCTAGCGAGCAAGCAGCCGGTGCGATCGTCTTTCTGCTTAACGATAAGCCAGAAGAAGCCCTGCTAAGATTAAACCAAGCATCAGGCTGGATCGATCGCTCAATTTCAGCGCCTCCCTGTCCTACGCACAGTCAAAAGGAGATCTCTTGA
- a CDS encoding ATP-binding protein, with translation MIAISRRPVGRCWATISFASTLYLCPILDLLVAEIPDQWQAEVRLGLQEALVNAAKHGNKLDPSKTVVVRFAMLADHYWWVISDQGAGFSSCCLSQVDPDGHLPPEESECGRGLYILYKVFEQVVWNPDGTELSLCKQIKSRYRLPLFR, from the coding sequence GTGATTGCTATTTCAAGGCGTCCGGTTGGGCGCTGCTGGGCTACGATTAGCTTTGCCTCGACTCTCTACCTTTGTCCGATTCTGGATCTGCTTGTGGCTGAAATCCCTGACCAATGGCAAGCAGAAGTACGACTGGGATTACAGGAAGCTTTGGTGAATGCTGCCAAGCATGGGAATAAGCTAGATCCTAGTAAAACAGTTGTAGTGCGATTTGCAATGCTTGCAGATCACTATTGGTGGGTGATTTCAGACCAAGGAGCGGGATTTAGCTCTTGTTGTCTTTCTCAAGTCGATCCCGATGGGCATTTGCCTCCCGAAGAGTCTGAATGCGGCAGAGGTTTGTATATTCTATACAAAGTTTTTGAGCAAGTGGTTTGGAACCCTGACGGAACAGAGTTGAGTCTATGCAAGCAGATTAAGAGCCGGTACAGACTACCCCTGTTTCGCTAG